In a genomic window of Bacteroidota bacterium:
- a CDS encoding SCO family protein: protein MIRKPFLENPAGLYKRLNYFGTKQLASNGKDTIYTQLPDFLFVNQDQKSITPKEFKGKITVVALICTACTSSCPKISAQFFRMQKQLNYLKAFKIVALSVNPELDSIPILKRYSRMVHANPDFWSIASGSRHDLLRFASSGLEIIPANSKEIAHQSNLYLIDKDLHIRGIYDGTSISDVDRLIDEIKVLDAEYRVNKRLKGA from the coding sequence ATGATACGCAAACCATTTCTAGAAAATCCCGCTGGTTTATACAAACGCCTGAATTACTTTGGAACAAAACAGTTAGCAAGTAATGGTAAAGACACCATTTACACTCAACTTCCCGATTTTTTGTTTGTTAACCAAGACCAAAAAAGTATTACACCCAAAGAGTTTAAAGGAAAAATAACAGTAGTAGCCTTAATTTGCACTGCTTGCACTTCTTCTTGTCCAAAAATTTCGGCGCAATTTTTCCGCATGCAAAAGCAATTAAATTACCTCAAAGCGTTTAAAATTGTAGCTTTATCGGTGAATCCCGAACTTGATTCTATTCCAATTTTAAAACGCTATAGTCGAATGGTTCATGCCAATCCCGATTTTTGGAGTATCGCGAGCGGTAGCAGACATGATTTGCTGCGATTTGCTAGTTCAGGTTTAGAAATTATTCCTGCTAACAGCAAAGAAATAGCACATCAAAGTAACCTTTACTTAATCGATAAGGATTTACATATTAGAGGCATATACGATGGAACCAGTATTTCTGATGTGGATAGACTTATTGACGAAATTAAAGTACTTGATGCTGAATATCGTGTAAATAAACGATTGAAAGGAGCTTAA
- a CDS encoding cytochrome C oxidase subunit IV family protein, translated as MSEFNDNYPQYELMAHHSEEEGKTKRRKLWNVFWIMLGITLVELMVGFYNTHFSEFALKVIFIGFTIVKAGYIVLSFMHLGDEVKAFKYAVLVPFIVFIIYLVFIADLGEGTYAKKYRMVMDKNITDKPEHSEHAEAAHE; from the coding sequence ATGTCAGAATTTAACGATAACTATCCTCAGTATGAGCTAATGGCTCACCACAGTGAAGAAGAAGGAAAAACGAAACGACGCAAACTCTGGAATGTTTTCTGGATTATGTTGGGAATTACCTTAGTAGAATTAATGGTTGGATTTTACAATACCCACTTTTCGGAATTTGCACTTAAAGTTATTTTTATTGGATTTACTATAGTAAAGGCCGGATATATTGTGCTTTCTTTTATGCATCTTGGTGATGAAGTAAAAGCTTTTAAATATGCCGTTTTGGTTCCTTTTATTGTATTCATTATTTACCTTGTATTTATTGCCGATTTAGGTGAAGGTACCTATGCTAAAAAGTACCGCATGGTGATGGATAAAAATATTACAGATAAACCAGAGCACAGTGAACACGCAGAAGCTGCTCACGAATAA
- a CDS encoding T9SS type A sorting domain-containing protein — protein sequence MKKLILLLVLYPFLCNSQGLTNRWYLGYGGLNTVYYGSGTNVEFLNDSLAITRMVRKMWMSVANASICDRQGNLLFYTNGKWIADASEDTMLNGSRLHAGVASSSPYNPSGRAAIIIPFPGDSNKYYLFHSWADGSNNYTYFPFKAYFSVIDMSLNNGLGAVTSKNNIAFNDTMAEFGLIAACKHANGRDWWLVAPKYRSNQYQVLLITPSGIQSMPNQTIGLPPSGWYQGFAQCCFSPDGKKFGRFDGIDFLNIYDFDRCSGIFSNPVHIAFPDTMDSGGLAFSANSSKLYISDLTYLYQFNLDSVNIAATLDTVAIYDNFVDSLGYPTLFFYQQLGPDGKIYIASITSTPYLHVIDSPDSAGVACNVIQHGVALKTFNIRSLPLHPNYFLGADSGSVCDTLQLRIKNHVTRNAKIEISVYPNPLQDALHISYTPTAKTKLLEIYTIDGKFILQRKLPPWSQLQTIDVSALTNGVYFCKLIDENRYSTAQFVIQGFK from the coding sequence ATGAAAAAACTCATTTTATTATTAGTACTTTATCCTTTTTTGTGCAATTCGCAAGGATTAACCAACCGATGGTACCTAGGATATGGAGGATTAAATACCGTATATTATGGAAGTGGAACCAATGTAGAATTTCTAAACGACAGCCTTGCCATTACACGTATGGTTCGTAAAATGTGGATGAGTGTAGCCAATGCATCAATTTGTGATCGGCAAGGTAACTTATTGTTTTACACAAATGGCAAATGGATAGCCGATGCCAGCGAAGATACTATGCTGAATGGAAGCCGTCTGCACGCCGGAGTTGCTTCATCCAGCCCTTACAATCCAAGTGGCAGAGCAGCTATTATTATCCCATTTCCGGGCGACAGCAACAAATATTATCTTTTTCATAGTTGGGCAGACGGGAGTAACAATTACACCTATTTTCCATTCAAAGCATATTTTAGTGTAATTGATATGAGCTTGAATAATGGACTTGGGGCAGTGACCAGTAAAAACAACATTGCTTTTAACGATACCATGGCTGAGTTTGGATTAATCGCCGCCTGCAAGCATGCCAACGGGCGCGATTGGTGGCTGGTAGCGCCTAAGTACCGCAGTAATCAATACCAGGTGCTGCTCATTACTCCTTCGGGCATACAGTCTATGCCCAACCAAACCATAGGGCTTCCGCCATCGGGATGGTATCAAGGATTTGCTCAATGTTGCTTTTCGCCCGATGGTAAAAAATTTGGACGCTTTGATGGTATTGATTTTTTAAATATTTACGATTTCGACCGCTGCTCGGGTATTTTCAGCAATCCGGTGCACATTGCTTTTCCCGATACTATGGATTCGGGCGGACTTGCCTTTTCGGCTAATTCAAGTAAATTGTATATTTCTGATTTAACATACTTGTACCAGTTTAATTTAGATTCGGTTAATATTGCTGCTACACTCGATACCGTTGCGATATACGATAATTTTGTGGACTCTCTGGGATATCCAACTTTATTTTTCTATCAGCAATTGGGACCCGATGGTAAAATTTACATAGCCTCTATTACTTCCACTCCTTACCTGCATGTAATTGACTCGCCCGATAGCGCCGGTGTTGCGTGCAATGTTATACAACACGGAGTGGCACTAAAAACTTTCAACATCCGCTCGCTTCCTTTGCATCCCAACTACTTTTTAGGTGCCGATAGTGGCAGCGTGTGCGATACATTGCAGTTGAGAATTAAGAATCATGTTACAAGGAATGCAAAAATTGAAATTTCGGTTTATCCTAACCCTCTGCAGGATGCGCTTCACATAAGTTACACCCCGACAGCAAAAACTAAATTGCTGGAGATTTATACTATAGATGGCAAATTTATACTGCAACGCAAACTTCCTCCCTGGAGCCAATTGCAAACTATTGATGTGAGTGCTTTAACCAATGGAGTTTACTTCTGCAAATTGATTGATGAAAATAGATATAGTACAGCTCAATTTGTAATACAAGGGTTTAAGTAA
- a CDS encoding M20/M25/M40 family metallo-hydrolase encodes MKKSVFVALLLGCSTWGYSQKISSSNLKKDLSYLASDKLEGRGTGLKGCELAAEYIAQQFKSIGLLPKGEDKGYLKSFTVKVAANPHASVDSAAHEVTSSNVIGYIDNQAENTILIGAHYDHLGIGKDGNSLDANPQGKIHNGADDNASGVAGVLALANFYQHNKFKEKNNFLFICFSGEELGLYGSKKFCENPSIDLTKVNFMINMDMIGRLDSLNRLLVYGVGTAAPFVKLVEAKNSIFKLKLDSSGIGPSDHTSFYLKDIPVLHFFTGQHADYHKPSDDIEKINFIGIQKVLEYITALIDELDKGPKLTFLKTRNADNENTPKFKVTLGIMPDYVYEGVGVRADGITIGKPASKAGMQKGDIVIKLGDILVKDMHTYMEALSKFKKGDTTKVEIMRGKENLTLDISF; translated from the coding sequence ATGAAAAAAAGTGTATTCGTTGCTTTGTTGTTAGGATGTAGTACTTGGGGGTATTCCCAAAAAATTAGTAGTAGCAATCTAAAGAAGGATTTGAGTTATTTAGCCTCCGATAAACTGGAAGGCCGAGGAACTGGGTTGAAAGGTTGTGAATTGGCTGCTGAGTATATTGCCCAGCAATTTAAATCAATAGGACTTTTACCAAAAGGTGAAGATAAGGGATATTTAAAAAGCTTTACCGTAAAAGTAGCAGCCAATCCTCATGCTTCGGTTGATTCGGCAGCGCATGAAGTGACAAGTTCAAATGTTATTGGTTACATCGATAACCAAGCCGAAAACACCATTCTTATTGGAGCGCATTACGATCATCTTGGAATAGGAAAAGATGGAAATTCACTCGACGCAAATCCACAAGGAAAAATTCATAATGGAGCCGACGATAATGCTTCCGGTGTTGCAGGTGTATTGGCTTTGGCTAATTTTTACCAACACAATAAATTCAAAGAGAAGAACAATTTTCTGTTCATTTGTTTCTCGGGAGAAGAATTAGGTTTATATGGTTCAAAAAAGTTCTGTGAAAATCCTTCAATTGATTTAACAAAAGTGAACTTTATGATAAACATGGACATGATTGGTCGTCTCGATTCATTAAACCGTTTACTTGTTTATGGAGTAGGTACAGCTGCACCCTTTGTAAAATTAGTTGAGGCTAAGAATAGCATTTTTAAGTTAAAATTAGATAGTTCAGGAATTGGTCCCAGCGACCATACTTCCTTTTATTTAAAGGACATTCCTGTGTTACATTTTTTTACCGGACAACATGCTGACTACCATAAACCAAGTGATGATATTGAAAAAATAAACTTTATTGGAATTCAAAAAGTACTGGAATATATTACAGCTTTAATCGATGAATTAGATAAAGGACCAAAGCTTACATTTTTGAAAACTCGAAACGCAGACAATGAAAATACTCCCAAATTTAAGGTTACATTGGGGATTATGCCCGACTATGTTTATGAAGGAGTAGGAGTAAGGGCTGATGGAATTACCATTGGAAAACCAGCCTCTAAGGCAGGTATGCAAAAGGGTGATATTGTTATAAAGTTAGGAGATATTTTAGTTAAGGATATGCATACTTATATGGAGGCTTTATCGAAATTTAAAAAGGGAGATACAACAAAGGTGGAAATTATGCGAGGTAAAGAAAATCTAACATTAGATATTTCTTTTTGA
- a CDS encoding cytochrome c oxidase subunit 3 yields the protein MSSLNYAEKQEIRKKTAKPMLYVAIGSMVMLFGGLTSAYVVRHAEGNWLVFTMPQAFYFSTALMLLSSLTMNFALMAAKKNNFSQIKQALAATLVLGIGFMICQFMGWSQLSEQKVFFAGKDSNASGSFFFVLTGLHLAHLLGGMLYLLAVNIKALKNKYTAQNYLSLQLCATYWHFLDGLWIYLFFFLIFIS from the coding sequence ATGAGCTCCCTTAATTACGCTGAAAAGCAAGAAATTAGAAAAAAAACCGCCAAACCAATGCTGTATGTTGCTATAGGCAGTATGGTCATGCTTTTTGGTGGTTTAACGAGTGCTTATGTGGTGCGACACGCAGAAGGAAATTGGTTGGTTTTTACCATGCCTCAGGCTTTTTACTTCAGTACCGCGCTCATGTTACTTAGCAGTCTTACGATGAACTTTGCTTTAATGGCTGCTAAAAAAAATAACTTTTCTCAAATTAAACAGGCTTTGGCTGCAACCTTAGTTTTGGGAATTGGTTTTATGATTTGTCAGTTTATGGGATGGTCGCAACTTTCGGAACAAAAGGTATTTTTTGCCGGTAAAGACAGCAATGCTTCCGGTTCCTTTTTCTTTGTATTAACAGGTTTGCACTTAGCACATTTACTGGGCGGCATGCTCTATTTATTAGCTGTTAACATAAAGGCGTTGAAAAATAAATACACTGCGCAAAACTATTTATCCTTGCAGCTTTGCGCCACTTACTGGCATTTCCTAGATGGATTATGGATATATTTATTCTTTTTTCTAATCTTTATTAGTTAA
- the cyoE gene encoding protoheme IX farnesyltransferase, with the protein MSDTNPANTQDLPVDNALVTTSKLSDLFMFVKLRLATLVVMSAAFCFMLASDVIDYSKLSFLIIGGFLVTASSNGFNQIIERNLDKLMSRTANRPLPTGRMSLTEAYTISIVFGVAGIAILWYFMNPLSGLLGTLALFLYTVVYTPLKQKTPFAVFVGAFPGAIPPMLGWIAATNNLSEIEPWILFSVQFMWQFPHFWAIAWVLDDDYKKAGFRMLPSPGGRDKASAFQVLVYTLFLVPISLMPVFFGISGTVSAVIITLCGILFSLQAIHLFKTCSLKAAQQLMFGSFGYLPLVQLALLFDKTI; encoded by the coding sequence ATGAGTGATACAAATCCTGCAAATACGCAAGATTTACCTGTTGACAATGCCCTTGTAACTACCAGTAAGCTAAGCGACCTTTTTATGTTTGTAAAGCTGCGACTAGCCACACTGGTGGTAATGTCGGCAGCTTTTTGTTTTATGCTGGCTTCAGATGTAATCGATTATTCGAAGCTAAGCTTTTTAATTATTGGTGGTTTTTTAGTAACCGCTTCCAGCAATGGTTTCAATCAAATTATTGAACGAAACCTCGACAAACTTATGTCACGCACAGCAAATCGCCCCTTGCCTACCGGTCGTATGAGTTTAACTGAAGCTTACACCATTTCAATAGTATTCGGAGTAGCCGGTATAGCCATTTTATGGTATTTTATGAATCCTTTAAGTGGTTTGTTAGGAACGCTTGCACTATTTTTATATACAGTTGTTTACACTCCCTTAAAACAAAAAACACCATTTGCTGTATTTGTTGGGGCTTTTCCGGGAGCTATTCCACCCATGTTAGGATGGATAGCGGCTACCAATAACCTCAGCGAAATTGAGCCATGGATATTGTTTTCAGTGCAATTTATGTGGCAGTTTCCGCATTTTTGGGCAATCGCCTGGGTGCTCGACGACGATTACAAAAAAGCCGGTTTCAGAATGCTTCCCTCTCCCGGAGGACGTGATAAAGCAAGTGCTTTTCAAGTTTTGGTATATACCTTATTTTTAGTTCCTATCAGTTTAATGCCCGTTTTCTTTGGAATTTCGGGTACTGTTTCGGCTGTAATTATTACACTATGCGGTATTTTATTTTCACTACAAGCTATTCATTTGTTCAAAACCTGTTCACTAAAAGCAGCACAGCAACTTATGTTTGGTTCTTTTGGTTATTTGCCATTAGTACAACTTGCCTTACTTTTTGATAAAACAATTTAA
- a CDS encoding cytochrome c oxidase subunit 3 — translation MSHDAALNKSKPNWGGGVSPFGISYGKMYMWFFLISDAFTFSGLLSAYGFMRHKYPDVWPNPGDVFTHFPFYEGHIPLAYVGLMTFILIMSSVTMVLAVEAGHRNDRKAVTKWMFWTIIGGLAFVGSQAWEWYHFIVGTEHGAIRNILVDGEWKDTLVHGANLSYNEYGLPVFGDFFFFITGFHGFHVFSGVVINFIIFLNVLNGTYEKRGHYEMVEKVGLYWHFVDLVWVFVFTFFYLL, via the coding sequence ATGTCGCACGATGCAGCTTTAAACAAATCAAAACCTAACTGGGGCGGTGGGGTTTCTCCATTTGGAATTAGTTATGGAAAAATGTATATGTGGTTTTTCCTTATTTCCGATGCCTTTACTTTTTCAGGATTACTATCAGCTTATGGTTTTATGCGTCACAAATACCCTGATGTTTGGCCAAATCCGGGTGATGTATTTACGCACTTTCCTTTTTATGAAGGTCATATTCCTTTAGCTTATGTAGGATTAATGACATTTATTTTGATTATGAGTTCGGTTACCATGGTACTAGCCGTTGAAGCTGGACATCGTAATGATCGTAAAGCAGTAACAAAGTGGATGTTTTGGACCATTATTGGTGGTTTAGCATTCGTTGGTTCTCAAGCTTGGGAATGGTACCACTTTATTGTTGGAACTGAACATGGAGCTATTCGCAATATTTTAGTTGATGGAGAATGGAAAGATACCCTTGTTCACGGCGCAAATTTATCTTACAACGAATATGGTTTACCTGTTTTCGGAGATTTTTTCTTTTTCATAACCGGATTCCATGGATTCCACGTATTTAGCGGTGTGGTAATTAATTTTATCATATTTCTGAATGTATTAAATGGTACTTACGAAAAACGCGGTCATTACGAAATGGTTGAAAAAGTTGGTTTGTACTGGCACTTTGTGGATTTAGTTTGGGTATTTGTATTTACCTTCTTCTACTTATTATAA
- a CDS encoding PD40 domain-containing protein: MLKKFGFNILLLALSGNLFSQTEEKHLKNIRQLTYGGDNAEAYFSYDDRNLAFQSNNKNWGLQCDQIFNLSIEAAAKDSSYKPMLISTGLGRTTCSYFLKDGKHILYASTHAANKACPENPAPRADHKYLWAVYASFDIYIADLTGTITKVLTENPGYDAEATVSPDGNSIVFTSTRSGDLELWTMNIDGSNLKQITHDLGYDGGAFFSPDGRKLVFRASRPKSEAEKTEYRDLLSQGLVMPTNMEIYTCNVDGSEMKQVTQLGKANWAPYFLPDGDKIIFSSNHDSDRGYNFNLFTINLDGSGLEKITQLSNFNAFPMFSRDGKHLVFSSNRNNHGTRDTNLFIADWVK; this comes from the coding sequence ATGCTCAAAAAATTCGGATTCAATATATTACTATTGGCATTAAGCGGGAACTTATTTTCACAAACCGAAGAAAAGCACCTCAAAAATATTCGCCAACTCACCTATGGAGGTGACAATGCCGAGGCATATTTTAGTTATGATGATAGAAATTTAGCCTTTCAATCGAACAATAAAAATTGGGGTTTGCAATGCGATCAGATATTTAATTTATCAATTGAAGCTGCTGCAAAGGATAGTAGCTATAAACCTATGTTGATTAGCACAGGATTGGGGCGTACTACTTGTTCCTATTTTTTAAAGGATGGAAAGCATATTTTGTATGCTTCAACACATGCTGCTAATAAAGCTTGTCCTGAAAATCCAGCTCCTCGTGCCGACCATAAATATTTGTGGGCAGTGTATGCATCGTTTGATATTTACATTGCTGATTTAACCGGTACTATAACCAAAGTACTTACTGAAAATCCTGGTTATGATGCAGAAGCTACTGTTTCACCCGATGGAAATTCAATTGTATTTACCAGCACAAGAAGTGGTGATTTAGAATTATGGACCATGAACATTGATGGAAGCAATTTGAAGCAAATAACCCATGATTTAGGATACGATGGAGGAGCATTTTTTTCGCCCGATGGAAGGAAGTTGGTTTTTCGTGCATCTCGCCCTAAAAGTGAGGCCGAGAAAACTGAATACAGGGATTTACTTTCACAAGGTTTAGTGATGCCAACTAACATGGAAATATATACATGTAATGTTGATGGATCAGAAATGAAACAAGTAACACAGTTGGGCAAAGCTAATTGGGCTCCTTACTTTTTGCCGGATGGAGATAAGATTATTTTTTCTTCCAATCATGATTCGGATCGTGGTTATAATTTCAATTTATTTACCATTAATTTGGATGGAAGTGGATTGGAAAAAATTACGCAACTCAGTAATTTTAATGCTTTTCCAATGTTTTCACGCGATGGCAAGCACTTGGTTTTTTCGTCGAATCGAAACAATCATGGCACCCGTGATACGAATTTATTTATTGCCGATTGGGTTAAATAA
- the acpS gene encoding holo-ACP synthase, which yields MIFGIGTDIIEVQRVEKLVGSIAGKKRIFSDSEIAYCESKKNKGENYAARYAAKEAFFKAFGTGWRGKMSFNEVIIKNNRLGKPDIELIGDTLITVQKKKISKIHVSLTHLKDIVNAVVILEKF from the coding sequence ATGATTTTTGGAATTGGTACCGATATTATTGAGGTTCAAAGAGTAGAAAAGTTAGTAGGTAGTATTGCCGGTAAAAAACGCATTTTTAGCGATAGCGAAATTGCTTATTGCGAATCGAAAAAAAATAAAGGTGAAAATTATGCTGCTCGATATGCTGCAAAAGAGGCATTTTTCAAGGCCTTTGGTACCGGTTGGCGTGGAAAAATGTCGTTTAATGAAGTCATTATCAAAAACAACCGTTTGGGAAAACCCGATATTGAATTAATCGGCGATACTTTAATTACTGTTCAGAAAAAAAAGATTAGCAAAATTCATGTATCACTTACCCATCTTAAAGACATTGTAAATGCCGTCGTTATTTTAGAAAAATTTTAA
- a CDS encoding helix-turn-helix transcriptional regulator, producing MACESCKVEVKDALVELDISPVKVELGEVETTKEISDDDKRLLNKKIKKVGLELLEKKQGVLIEKIRKVIIEYVYKSDEKPNIKFSVLLSEKLNHSYTYLANFFSEVEATTIEQFIIALKIERIKELIIFEEDTLSEIAYKLHYSSVSHLSSQFKKVTVLTPTHFKSLKEKRRIAIQNI from the coding sequence ATGGCTTGTGAAAGCTGCAAAGTTGAGGTAAAGGATGCATTAGTGGAATTAGATATTTCGCCTGTGAAAGTTGAATTAGGAGAAGTTGAAACAACCAAAGAAATTTCAGATGACGATAAAAGGCTTTTAAATAAAAAAATCAAAAAGGTAGGATTAGAGTTGTTGGAAAAAAAGCAAGGAGTTTTAATTGAGAAAATTAGAAAGGTAATTATTGAATATGTATACAAATCTGACGAGAAGCCTAATATTAAATTCTCAGTATTATTGAGCGAAAAATTAAACCACAGTTACACCTATTTAGCAAACTTTTTTTCGGAAGTAGAAGCCACTACAATTGAACAATTTATTATAGCATTAAAAATTGAAAGAATAAAGGAGTTAATTATTTTTGAAGAAGATACCTTGTCTGAAATTGCCTACAAGTTGCATTACAGCAGTGTTTCACATTTATCTTCACAATTTAAAAAGGTAACAGTATTAACACCAACACATTTCAAATCGTTGAAGGAGAAACGAAGAATTGCCATACAAAATATTTGA
- a CDS encoding carboxypeptidase-like regulatory domain-containing protein translates to MRASKLKLVISLSVFVSFVLASYALRAQTTRVSGKVIDEQSKELLPFVNVTFKGTKIGTITDFDGTFSIETYYASDSLRFSLIGYKTTTIAIKKDKAQFVTVVLKSSGLELKEVVVNARDFENPAWRIIRATIANKDINNKSKLDAYEYEAYNKIEFDLKNFQPKLRKNLFLRPFRFIFNYVDTIENDYYLPLFISESLSDFYFRKNPSQKKEIIKATKTGGMQNESVSRLLGDTYQNINVYDNDILVFGRAFVSPVSNAGFAFYKYYLLDSAYIENRFCYKVSFQPKRKQELTFAGEMWINDTTFAIKNIEAGIVKDANINYIQSFIFKQEFKQVQKEVWMLTKDELHFDAAILIPHKLRKQHFTGGKISTYRNFKINELREESFYLNPENIVMNDSSTIKSADFWASARHDSLSAHDRDVYTIADSIPKVPIFKFYTNVVKGYNSWGVVDFGPYFTTYSFNALEGNRFKLSARTNTKFDKHLGFSGYLAYGTLDQNFKYGATVNYFFKRIPRSLLSATYREDVEQFGLAQGIFKDDNIITSALRRTQIRTYNKVREINAFFEKDWFNGFGNKFQFKRKELIPTGDLVYDKENSPGQFANVTKITTVEFSVHTRFAYGERFISGNHQRISLGTQFPILDVHFYYGIKGFLNGEYAYQKLSLSVKDKIKLGILGTFRYKVDAGKIWGNVPFPLLEIHAGNQTYLYNENTFNTMNLFEFVSDQYASLAISQHFEGLLFNKIPLIKKLNWREVVSGKALVGKLSAANQSILDLPANLSTLSYPYYETSVGIENIFQVLRIDALWRLSYLDRPNITKFGIRFKLQLEF, encoded by the coding sequence GTGCGAGCAAGCAAATTAAAATTAGTTATTTCGCTTAGTGTATTTGTCAGTTTTGTGCTGGCAAGCTACGCATTGAGAGCTCAAACAACACGTGTTTCTGGCAAAGTGATCGACGAACAAAGCAAGGAACTATTGCCTTTTGTAAATGTTACTTTTAAGGGAACCAAAATAGGTACCATCACCGATTTTGATGGAACTTTTTCGATAGAGACTTATTATGCTTCTGATTCCCTTCGTTTTTCGCTCATAGGATACAAAACAACTACAATTGCTATAAAAAAAGATAAAGCTCAATTTGTAACAGTTGTGCTTAAAAGTAGCGGATTAGAACTAAAGGAAGTAGTAGTAAATGCGAGAGATTTTGAAAATCCTGCTTGGCGAATAATTCGTGCTACTATTGCTAATAAAGACATCAATAACAAATCCAAACTCGACGCTTACGAATATGAAGCGTATAATAAAATTGAATTTGACTTAAAAAACTTCCAACCGAAACTACGCAAGAATTTATTCTTACGCCCTTTTCGATTCATATTTAATTATGTCGATACAATTGAAAATGATTACTATTTACCGCTATTTATTTCTGAGTCGTTAAGCGATTTTTACTTCCGAAAAAATCCTTCTCAAAAAAAGGAAATAATTAAAGCTACAAAAACTGGAGGTATGCAAAATGAAAGCGTATCGCGACTTTTAGGAGATACCTATCAAAATATTAATGTGTACGATAACGATATTTTAGTATTTGGAAGAGCCTTTGTTAGTCCTGTTTCAAACGCCGGATTTGCCTTTTACAAATACTATTTGTTGGATAGCGCATATATTGAAAATCGCTTTTGTTACAAAGTTTCCTTTCAGCCAAAACGAAAGCAAGAGCTCACATTTGCCGGTGAAATGTGGATAAACGATACCACTTTTGCAATCAAAAATATTGAAGCCGGAATCGTAAAAGACGCGAATATTAACTATATACAAAGTTTTATATTCAAACAAGAATTCAAACAGGTTCAAAAAGAAGTGTGGATGCTCACAAAGGATGAATTGCACTTTGATGCAGCTATTTTAATTCCGCACAAATTGCGTAAGCAACATTTTACCGGCGGTAAAATCAGTACTTATCGAAACTTTAAAATCAATGAATTGAGAGAAGAATCATTTTATTTGAATCCCGAAAATATTGTAATGAACGACAGCAGTACTATAAAATCCGCTGACTTTTGGGCAAGCGCGCGACACGATTCGTTAAGTGCACATGACAGGGATGTATATACCATTGCAGATTCAATTCCGAAGGTTCCAATTTTTAAATTTTATACCAACGTTGTGAAAGGCTACAATTCATGGGGAGTTGTTGATTTTGGTCCTTATTTTACCACCTATAGTTTTAACGCATTAGAAGGAAATCGCTTTAAATTAAGTGCTCGAACAAATACAAAATTTGATAAGCATTTAGGATTTAGTGGGTATCTAGCATACGGTACACTCGATCAGAATTTTAAATATGGTGCAACCGTAAACTACTTTTTTAAGCGAATTCCACGGAGTTTATTAAGTGCAACTTATCGTGAAGATGTAGAACAATTTGGTTTGGCACAAGGTATTTTTAAGGATGATAATATAATTACGTCTGCGTTACGGCGAACACAAATTCGCACTTACAATAAGGTACGTGAAATAAATGCCTTTTTTGAAAAAGATTGGTTCAATGGATTTGGAAATAAATTTCAATTTAAACGTAAAGAACTAATTCCTACAGGAGATTTAGTGTACGATAAAGAAAATAGCCCCGGCCAATTTGCCAATGTAACCAAGATTACAACTGTTGAATTTTCGGTGCATACGCGCTTTGCTTATGGAGAGCGATTTATTAGTGGTAATCATCAACGTATTAGTTTAGGAACTCAATTTCCAATATTAGATGTGCATTTTTACTATGGTATAAAAGGTTTTTTGAATGGTGAGTATGCCTATCAAAAATTGTCGTTAAGTGTGAAAGACAAAATTAAATTGGGAATTTTAGGTACCTTCAGGTACAAAGTTGATGCAGGTAAAATATGGGGAAATGTTCCTTTTCCGTTGCTTGAAATACATGCCGGAAATCAAACCTACTTATATAATGAAAATACATTTAATACCATGAATCTTTTTGAATTTGTAAGTGATCAATATGCCAGTCTTGCGATTTCGCAGCACTTTGAAGGATTGTTATTCAATAAAATTCCCTTGATTAAAAAACTCAATTGGCGTGAAGTTGTTTCAGGAAAAGCACTGGTTGGTAAATTAAGTGCAGCTAACCAAAGTATACTAGACTTACCCGCAAACCTTAGTACATTGAGTTATCCTTACTATGAAACAAGCGTAGGGATTGAAAATATTTTTCAAGTATTGCGAATTGATGCCTTGTGGCGTTTATCTTATCTCGACCGTCCAAATATTACTAAATTTGGCATTCGTTTTAAACTTCAATTAGAATTTTAA